The Pelmatolapia mariae isolate MD_Pm_ZW linkage group LG10_11, Pm_UMD_F_2, whole genome shotgun sequence genome includes a region encoding these proteins:
- the pafah1b2 gene encoding platelet-activating factor acetylhydrolase IB subunit beta — translation MSGDDVNPAAVPQPVEDVQGDGRWLSQHSRFVQECKDAEPDVLFVGDSMVQLMHQYEVWRELFSPLHALNFGIGGDTTCNVLWRLQNGELENIRPKVVVLWVGTNNYEHTAEQVAGGILAIAELLTTRLPKAKIVVLGLLPRGERPNPLREKNAAVNAHLRSWLPRLSQAQLLDVSRELVHSDGTISTQDMFDFLHLTSAGYNSVAKPLSDLLLQILEETPEERRASLV, via the exons ATGAGTGGGGATGACGTGAACCCAGCTGCAGTCCCTCAGCCAGTAGAAGATGTTCAAGGAGATGGACGGTGGCTGTCACAG CATTCAAGGTTTGTACAGGAGTGCAAGGATGCTGAGCCAGATGTGCTCTTTGTTGGGGATTCCATGGTACAACTAATGCATCAGTATGAG GTGTGGAGGGAGTTGTTCTCCCCTCTTCACGCGCTCAACTTTGGCATTGGAGGGGACACCACCTGTAACGTACTGTGGAGGCTGCAGAATGGAGAGCTGGAGAACATTCGCCCCAAG GTGGTGGTGTTGTGGGTAGGAACCAACAATTATGAGCACACAGCAGAGCAGGTTGCAGGAGGAATCCTTGCCATTGCAGAACTGCTCACTACCCGCCTCCCTAAGGCAAAGATAGTTGTCCTG GGTTTGTTGCCTCGAGGGGAACGACCCAACCCACTCAGGGAGAAGAACGCTGCTGTTAACGCTCACCTGCGCTCCTGGCTGCCACGGCTGAGCCAGGCTCAGCTCTTGGATGTGAGCAGGGAGTTAGTCCACTCCGATGGAACCATCAGCACTCAGGACATGTTTGACTTCCTTCATCTTACTTCAGCAGGTTACAACTCTGTGGCCAAGCCCCTCAGTGACCTGCTGCTTCAGATTCTTGAGGAGACGCCAGAGGAGAGACGAGCATCGCTGGTTTGA